Proteins co-encoded in one Arachis stenosperma cultivar V10309 chromosome 7, arast.V10309.gnm1.PFL2, whole genome shotgun sequence genomic window:
- the LOC130940842 gene encoding LOW QUALITY PROTEIN: uncharacterized protein LOC130940842 (The sequence of the model RefSeq protein was modified relative to this genomic sequence to represent the inferred CDS: substituted 1 base at 1 genomic stop codon), with protein sequence MGGGFRVLHLVRPFLSFLPEVQTADRKVPFREKVIYTVISLFIFLVCSQLPLYGIHSTTGADPFYWMRVILASNRGTVMELGITPIVTSGLVMQLLAGSKIIEVDNNVREDRALLNGAQKLLGILIAVGEAVAYVLSGMYGSVGQLGVGNAILIILQLCFAGIIVICLDELLQKGYGLGSGISLFIATNICSLLILQXNIIWKAFSPTTINSGRGAEFEGAVIALFHLLITRTDKVRALREAFYRQNLPNVTNLLATVLIFLIVIYFQGFRVVLPVRSKNARGQQGSYPIKLFYTSNMPIILQSALVSNLYFISQLLHRKYSGNFFVNLLGKWKESEYGGGQSIPVGGIAYYITAPSSLADMAANPFHALFYLVFMLSACALFSKTWIEVSGSSARDVAKQLKEQQMVMPGHRESNLQKELNRYIPTAAAFGGMCIGALTVLADFMGAIGSGTGILLAVTIIYQYFETFEKERASELGFFGF encoded by the exons ATGGGAGGTGGGTTTAGAGTGCTGCACTTGGTTAGACCGTTCCTTTCGTTTCTTCCTGAAGTTCAGACTGCTGACAGGAAAGTGCCATTTAGAGAGAAGGTCATATATACCGTTAtctctcttttcatttttctggtTTGTAGCCAGCTCCCTCTGTATGGAATCCACTCAACAACAGGTGCGGATCCATTCTATTGGATGCGTGTCATCCTTGCTTCCAACCGTGGAACTGTCATGGAGCTTGGAATTACCCCCATTGTAACTTCTGGGTTGGTAATGCAACTTTTGGCTGGGTCGAAGATCATTGAAGTTGACAACAATGTACGAGAGGACCGTGCTCTGTT GAATGGTGCTCAGAAACTGCTGGGAATCTTGATAGCTGTTGGTGAGGCAGTTGCCTATGTTCTTTCTGGAATGTATGGAAGTGTGGGGCAACTTGGTGTTGGAAATGCCATTCTCATTATCCTCCAGCTCTGTTTTGCCGGCATAATTGTGATATGTCTAGATGAGCTACTTCAAAAAGGATATGGTCTGGGGTCTGGAATTTCCCTATTCATTGCAACCAATATCTG TTCTCTTCTTATTTTGCAGTGAAATATCATATGGAAGGCATTTAGTCCCACCACCATTAACAGCGGACGTGGAGCTGAATTTGAGGGAGCTGTTATTGCTCTGTTCCACTTGTTGATAACTAGAACAGACAAAGTCCGAGCTCTTCGGGAGGCATTTTACCGGCAGAATCTTCCCAACGTGACAAATCTGCTTGCCACTGTCTTGATCTTCCTGATTGTGATATACTTCCAAGGTTTCCGAGTGGTATTGCCTGTAAGGTCAAAGAATGCCCGTGGACAGCAGGGTTCATACCCTATCAAACTGTTTTATACCTCCAACATGCCCATTATTCTTCAGTCTGCCCTTGTTTCCAATCTGTACTTCATCTCCCAG CTGCTTCACCGCAAGTACAGTGGAAACTTCTTTGTCAATCTTTTGGGTAAATGGAAGGAATCTGAATATGGTGGTGGTCAGTCTATTCCTGTTGGTGGTATTGCATACTACATCACTGCACCATCCAG CTTAGCTGATATGGCAGCCAATCCTTTCCATGCTTTGTTCTATCTTGTCTTTATGCTGTCAGCTTGTGCCTTGTTCTCCAAAACTTGGATTGAAGTCTCTGGTTCATCTGCTAGAGATGTTGCCAAGCAGCTGAAG gAGCAACAAATGGTGATGCCTGGACATCGCGAGTCGAATCTGCAGAAGGAGCTGAACCGTTACATTCCAACTGCTGCAGCTTTCGGAGGCATGTGTATTGGTGCCCTAACAGTGTTGGCAGATTTCATGGGAGCAATTGGTTCCGGTACGGGAATATTGCTTGCAGTAACAATCATCTATCAATACTTCGAGACATTTGAGAAGGAAAGAGCCAGCGAGCTTGGCTTTTTCGGTTTCTAA